From one Suicoccus acidiformans genomic stretch:
- the abc-f gene encoding ribosomal protection-like ABC-F family protein: MKELTIENLHKTYGTKTLLDGIDLSIRTGDRIGLIGPNGTGKSSLLRVLAGLDDYDKGDISHPKQYEIGYLDQNPQLDPDQRIMETVYDSQAPQVQLVKRYQEAVSHLEADPLNESYQDAFNRMTEEMNRQDGWDMEVQAKTILSQLHLRDLNRKVGECSGGEQKRIGLAQVLMSQPDLLILDEPTNHLDVQSIQWLETYLANYQGALLLVTHDRYFLDRAVNRIIELRHGQLTSYEGNYESYLTKRSELAEIQAKMQDKQDKLYKQELAWMRTGAKARTTKQQARIDRFEALSDDIASRHGSDDALDFAFDQQRIGKRIMDLENVTVAIGDQLIVENFTKSFTKGERLGIIGANGVGKSTFLNALAGERPIQSGTYTIGQTVRMAYYRQLDEDLPGETRLLAYLSEIADEFRQEDGSSVSAAQMLERFNFPRISHGTQIKYLSGGERRRLYLLRLLIQEPNVLFLDEPTNDLDIDTLTVLEDYLADFAGVVIIVSHDRYFLDKTVDQLLDIQGKGQFTLTYGNYSDYLARGGGQTVASTSEVAAEKEQEPRKATPAPAKDSRQRMTYQEKKEWATLEADMEATEARIAEYEGQMLEASHDAGRLMELQEALDEANNELLHYYERYDYLSELKP, encoded by the coding sequence ATGAAAGAATTAACGATTGAGAATTTACACAAAACATATGGTACGAAAACATTGCTCGATGGCATTGATTTGTCTATTCGCACGGGGGACCGGATTGGGCTAATTGGACCGAATGGGACCGGCAAAAGCTCGCTTTTGCGCGTCTTGGCTGGTTTGGATGATTACGATAAGGGGGACATTAGTCACCCCAAGCAATATGAAATCGGCTACCTCGACCAAAATCCGCAACTAGACCCTGACCAAAGGATTATGGAAACCGTCTATGATAGTCAAGCCCCGCAAGTGCAACTTGTCAAGCGGTATCAAGAAGCGGTGAGTCATTTGGAAGCAGATCCCTTAAATGAAAGCTATCAAGACGCCTTTAATCGCATGACTGAAGAGATGAATCGCCAAGATGGTTGGGACATGGAAGTTCAGGCTAAGACCATCTTATCCCAACTGCATTTGCGAGATTTGAACCGGAAAGTTGGTGAATGCTCCGGTGGAGAACAGAAACGCATTGGCTTAGCCCAAGTTCTGATGAGTCAGCCGGATTTGCTTATTCTGGATGAGCCGACCAACCACTTAGACGTTCAGTCTATTCAGTGGCTGGAGACTTACTTAGCCAATTACCAAGGGGCCTTGCTTTTGGTGACCCATGATCGCTATTTCCTCGACCGGGCAGTTAATCGAATTATTGAACTGCGTCACGGGCAACTGACTAGCTATGAAGGCAATTACGAAAGCTACTTAACTAAGCGTAGTGAATTGGCTGAAATTCAAGCGAAGATGCAGGACAAGCAAGATAAGCTTTACAAGCAAGAACTCGCCTGGATGCGCACGGGAGCGAAGGCACGGACGACCAAGCAACAAGCCCGTATTGATCGCTTTGAAGCCTTATCGGATGATATTGCGAGTCGCCACGGGTCAGACGATGCCTTGGATTTTGCCTTTGACCAACAGCGGATTGGCAAGCGGATTATGGACTTGGAGAATGTGACGGTTGCGATAGGTGACCAGCTTATTGTGGAGAATTTCACGAAATCCTTTACTAAAGGTGAGCGCCTGGGAATTATTGGAGCCAACGGGGTCGGAAAGTCGACATTCTTGAATGCTTTAGCAGGGGAGCGGCCGATTCAATCGGGAACCTATACCATTGGCCAGACGGTTCGCATGGCCTATTACCGTCAGTTGGATGAGGATTTACCGGGAGAAACCCGCCTCTTGGCTTACTTATCAGAAATTGCTGATGAATTCCGCCAAGAAGATGGTTCAAGTGTTAGTGCGGCCCAAATGTTGGAACGCTTTAACTTTCCACGGATTAGCCACGGCACCCAAATTAAATACCTCTCGGGTGGAGAAAGACGTCGCTTGTACCTGTTGAGACTGCTTATTCAGGAACCGAATGTGCTCTTTCTTGATGAGCCGACCAATGATTTAGATATTGATACCTTGACAGTCTTGGAAGATTACTTGGCGGATTTTGCCGGGGTTGTCATTATTGTCTCGCATGACCGTTATTTCCTGGACAAGACGGTGGACCAGCTTTTGGATATTCAAGGTAAGGGTCAGTTTACCCTGACTTACGGGAATTATTCAGATTACCTGGCTAGGGGTGGTGGCCAAACGGTTGCTAGCACATCTGAAGTAGCTGCAGAGAAGGAGCAGGAACCTCGTAAAGCCACTCCTGCACCTGCTAAAGATAGCCGCCAGCGCATGACCTATCAGGAGAAGAAGGAATGGGCTACTTTAGAAGCAGATATGGAAGCAACCGAAGCCCGTATTGCAGAATATGAAGGTCAAATGCTTGAGGCGAGTCATGATGCTGGCCGCTTAATGGAACTGCAGGAAGCTTTAGATGAAGCCAATAATGAGTTGTTGCATTACTATGAACGCTATGACTATTTAAGTGAATTAAAGCCTTAG
- a CDS encoding uracil-DNA glycosylase, with protein sequence MLEWTLTESWRQALVPYFQSETWAHLTAFLEEEHRYHTIYPPQDKIFQALNLTDLTDIKVIILGQDPYHGPNQANGLAFSVSADQAIPPSLRNIYQELEADLGIPPASHGDLSAWARQGVLLLNAVLTVRAGQANSHQKQGWEVLTNEVIRRINERQDPVIFVLWGNAARKKAQMIDMNRHKVIESAHPSPLSAYRGFFGSKPFSQINAQLSQWGKEPIDWHIPND encoded by the coding sequence ATGTTAGAATGGACTTTAACCGAATCTTGGCGTCAAGCTTTGGTACCGTATTTCCAAAGTGAGACCTGGGCACATTTGACGGCCTTTCTTGAAGAAGAGCATCGTTACCATACGATATATCCTCCGCAAGATAAGATATTTCAGGCCCTTAATTTAACAGACTTAACAGACATTAAAGTAATAATTCTAGGGCAAGACCCCTATCACGGACCGAACCAAGCCAATGGGCTTGCTTTTTCTGTGTCAGCCGACCAAGCCATTCCGCCATCTTTACGCAATATTTACCAGGAATTAGAAGCGGACTTGGGTATCCCGCCGGCGAGTCATGGAGACTTATCTGCTTGGGCCAGGCAAGGGGTACTCCTGCTTAATGCCGTCTTAACCGTGCGGGCCGGCCAAGCCAATTCCCATCAAAAGCAAGGCTGGGAAGTCTTGACCAATGAGGTAATCCGTCGCATCAATGAAAGGCAGGATCCCGTAATTTTTGTCTTATGGGGGAATGCTGCTCGCAAGAAAGCGCAGATGATTGATATGAACCGCCATAAGGTGATTGAATCAGCCCATCCCAGTCCGCTGTCAGCTTATCGCGGCTTCTTCGGTTCAAAACCATTCAGCCAAATTAATGCGCAACTCAGCCAATGGGGGAAGGAACCGATTGATTGGCACATTCCAAATGATTAA
- a CDS encoding formate--tetrahydrofolate ligase, translated as MEHLTDIEIAQKAEYQAIDEIAAKVNISTDDLEYYGTKKAKVDHRLLGRSDQADGKLILVTAISPTPAGEGKTTTSVGLADALSQEGKSTMLALREPSLGPVFGVKGGAAGGGYAQVVPMEDINLHFTGDFHAIGAANNLLAAMIDNHIHHGNELGIDSRNITWKRAVDMNDRQLRNIVDGLQGRANGVPREDGFEITVASEIMAILCLAEDLIDLKERLGRIIIGYNFAGEPVTAKDLKAEGAMTALLKDAINPNLVQTLENTPTFVHGGPFANIAHGCNTLIATKLALKQADYVVTEAGFGADLGAEKFIDIKSRIGGIQPDAVVIVATIRALKMHGGVAKADLAQENVEAMRQGSANLAHHLHTMREVFGLPAVVAINRFPTDTQAEVDALADLSQELNVPIVESNVWAEGGAGGRDLAKEVIRLADEPSAFQFAYELTDSIEEKLTKISQKIYGGRGVKLTAKARRQMKTLEQFGFQDLPICMAKTQYSLSDDAKALGAPKDFDITIRDLKVSAGAGFIVALTGNIMTMPGLPKKPAAEAIDVDQAGNISGLF; from the coding sequence ATGGAACATTTAACGGACATCGAAATTGCTCAAAAAGCAGAGTATCAAGCGATTGATGAAATCGCAGCGAAGGTTAATATTTCAACTGATGATTTGGAATACTACGGTACGAAGAAAGCAAAAGTAGACCACCGTTTATTAGGCCGCAGTGATCAAGCAGATGGAAAGCTTATTTTGGTTACGGCTATTTCACCAACACCAGCCGGTGAAGGTAAAACAACGACATCAGTGGGTTTAGCTGATGCATTAAGTCAAGAAGGGAAGTCGACAATGCTTGCTTTACGCGAGCCATCACTTGGCCCTGTTTTCGGGGTGAAGGGTGGCGCCGCTGGTGGTGGTTATGCCCAAGTCGTACCTATGGAAGATATTAACCTGCATTTTACAGGAGATTTCCATGCAATTGGTGCTGCCAATAACTTACTTGCAGCCATGATTGATAACCATATCCACCATGGCAATGAACTTGGCATCGACAGCCGTAATATTACCTGGAAACGGGCTGTTGATATGAATGACCGCCAATTACGTAATATTGTGGACGGTCTCCAAGGACGTGCCAACGGGGTGCCTCGTGAAGATGGCTTTGAAATTACCGTAGCTTCTGAAATTATGGCCATTCTTTGCTTAGCCGAAGACTTAATTGACTTGAAAGAGCGCTTGGGTCGCATCATTATTGGCTATAACTTTGCTGGAGAACCTGTGACAGCCAAAGACTTAAAAGCTGAAGGGGCGATGACAGCTTTATTAAAAGACGCGATTAATCCGAATTTAGTCCAAACGTTGGAGAACACCCCAACTTTTGTTCACGGGGGACCTTTTGCCAATATTGCCCATGGCTGTAATACCTTGATTGCGACGAAGCTGGCCTTAAAACAAGCTGATTACGTTGTAACCGAAGCTGGTTTCGGTGCCGACTTAGGGGCTGAAAAATTCATTGATATTAAGAGCCGGATTGGAGGCATTCAACCGGATGCGGTTGTCATTGTAGCAACCATTCGCGCCTTGAAGATGCATGGCGGTGTGGCTAAAGCCGACTTAGCTCAAGAGAACGTTGAAGCGATGCGCCAAGGCAGTGCCAACTTAGCCCATCATCTCCATACTATGCGTGAAGTCTTCGGTTTACCAGCGGTTGTTGCAATTAATCGCTTCCCAACCGATACCCAGGCAGAAGTAGATGCCTTAGCTGATTTATCTCAAGAGTTAAACGTTCCAATCGTTGAATCTAATGTATGGGCCGAAGGGGGCGCAGGTGGACGCGATTTAGCCAAAGAAGTCATTCGCCTAGCCGACGAACCGAGTGCCTTCCAATTCGCTTATGAATTAACGGATTCCATTGAAGAGAAACTCACCAAGATTAGCCAGAAAATCTACGGTGGACGCGGGGTTAAATTAACTGCCAAAGCACGTCGCCAAATGAAGACCCTCGAGCAATTCGGCTTCCAAGACTTACCGATTTGTATGGCGAAGACTCAGTACTCCTTATCCGATGATGCTAAAGCACTGGGCGCACCAAAAGACTTTGATATCACAATCCGTGATTTGAAAGTCTCAGCTGGCGCTGGCTTTATTGTTGCCTTAACGGGTAATATTATGACCATGCCAGGTTTACCAAAGAAACCGGCAGCTGAAGCGATTGATGTAGACCAAGCTGGCAATATTTCTGGTCTATTCTAA
- a CDS encoding amidohydrolase family protein yields the protein MEDHRKVNDLHPNHAIIGFGYDHIYLAEGEHPSKAVLDEVANEAPVFLFHQSFHMGVANSQALALADITEASSNPENGKNGRLPDSKEPSGYLEEDAADLVLMPLLADSSIELADLIEAAQYVYLSHGITTVQEGAATQAGMEELIALTQSDQFKVDVVAYPLVTEEPRQILQTYPEYTGQCQQCLKIAGYKILLDGSPKAKRPGLANRTQMKITIAVIPLIPMEQSKNISRWP from the coding sequence ATTGAAGATCACCGAAAGGTCAACGATCTTCACCCTAATCATGCGATTATCGGCTTTGGCTACGACCATATTTATTTAGCAGAAGGAGAGCATCCCAGTAAAGCCGTCCTTGATGAAGTAGCCAATGAAGCCCCCGTCTTCTTATTCCATCAATCGTTCCATATGGGTGTTGCCAACAGCCAAGCCCTGGCTCTAGCCGATATTACAGAGGCTTCTTCAAATCCCGAAAACGGTAAAAATGGCCGGCTCCCGGACTCTAAAGAGCCTAGTGGCTACCTTGAAGAAGATGCTGCCGACTTAGTGCTCATGCCACTTTTGGCTGATTCATCGATTGAATTAGCGGATTTAATTGAAGCAGCCCAATATGTCTACTTATCGCATGGTATCACAACGGTGCAAGAAGGGGCTGCAACGCAAGCAGGCATGGAAGAGCTAATTGCACTCACCCAGTCAGACCAATTCAAAGTAGATGTTGTCGCTTATCCCTTAGTGACCGAAGAGCCACGGCAAATACTTCAAACCTATCCAGAATACACGGGACAGTGTCAACAATGCCTGAAAATTGCGGGCTATAAGATATTACTCGACGGTTCCCCCAAGGCAAAACGGCCTGGCTTAGCCAATCGTACGCAGATGAAGATAACTATCGCGGTTATCCCGCTTATACCGATGGAGCAGTCCAAGAATATATCACGATGGCCTTGA
- a CDS encoding thiamine diphosphokinase — protein MLTSNAPIILVAGADSPAFSVLPEFVTNLEEAVFIGVDAGSLAIIDAGYPLQLAIGDFDSVNGDTMQAIDHAATEVIRYQPEKDDTDMELALAIAQERYPDAPQFILLGAMGRQIGRLDHLLANVWLAYQPRYREILERLHFVEKDQHFHFLQAGDHVITRDAAARYLSLISLSPVKDWTIQGAKYELDGINMPYPRAFISNEFLDDKPEVKLSFSQGLILVMYVYE, from the coding sequence ATGTTAACAAGTAATGCCCCAATCATATTGGTCGCAGGAGCAGACTCGCCGGCTTTTTCTGTTTTGCCCGAATTTGTTACGAATTTAGAGGAAGCCGTCTTCATTGGTGTTGACGCCGGTAGTCTGGCTATTATTGATGCAGGCTACCCCCTCCAGCTAGCTATCGGGGACTTTGATTCTGTCAACGGTGACACCATGCAAGCCATCGATCACGCCGCCACAGAAGTCATCCGCTACCAACCAGAAAAAGATGATACCGATATGGAACTCGCCCTGGCAATTGCCCAAGAACGCTATCCAGATGCTCCGCAGTTCATCTTACTGGGGGCCATGGGCCGGCAAATAGGTCGCCTTGACCATCTCCTTGCGAATGTGTGGCTGGCCTATCAACCCCGTTACCGGGAGATATTGGAACGATTACATTTTGTGGAAAAAGATCAGCACTTTCATTTCCTCCAAGCAGGTGACCATGTCATCACTCGAGATGCGGCGGCACGTTACTTGTCTTTGATTTCCCTTAGCCCGGTTAAAGATTGGACCATTCAAGGTGCGAAATATGAGCTCGATGGAATAAATATGCCTTATCCAAGAGCCTTTATTAGCAATGAATTTCTTGACGATAAGCCGGAAGTAAAGCTGTCCTTCTCACAAGGGCTCATACTGGTCATGTATGTTTATGAATAA
- the rpe gene encoding ribulose-phosphate 3-epimerase, with protein sequence MVKIAPSILSADFKRLEADVSDMIQAGADYLHIDIMDGTFVPNISFGPMVIEALRPTTDLTFDVHMMVQDPERYVDEVAKAGADIISVQVEATKHIHRVIQQIHANDVKAGVVINPGTPVSALEAVLADVELVLVMTVNPGFGGQSFIESTLEKIRQLRQLREEHGYQYEIQVDGGINDKTADRVKEAGADVLVSGSYLFASADRAQAIAEMKA encoded by the coding sequence ATGGTCAAGATTGCCCCTTCGATTTTAAGTGCAGATTTTAAACGTTTAGAAGCAGATGTTTCTGATATGATTCAAGCAGGTGCGGATTACCTGCATATTGATATTATGGACGGAACCTTTGTACCTAACATTTCTTTTGGACCGATGGTTATTGAAGCATTACGTCCGACAACCGATTTGACGTTCGATGTGCATATGATGGTGCAAGACCCTGAGCGATACGTTGATGAAGTCGCGAAGGCAGGTGCTGATATTATCTCAGTGCAAGTTGAAGCAACCAAGCATATCCACCGGGTCATCCAACAAATTCATGCCAATGACGTGAAAGCGGGGGTTGTCATCAATCCAGGCACACCGGTCTCAGCCTTGGAAGCAGTCTTAGCAGATGTTGAATTAGTCCTTGTCATGACCGTTAACCCTGGATTTGGCGGGCAAAGCTTTATTGAATCAACTTTGGAGAAGATTCGCCAACTCCGTCAACTCCGTGAAGAACATGGTTACCAGTATGAAATTCAAGTAGACGGTGGTATTAACGACAAGACCGCTGACCGCGTTAAAGAAGCAGGCGCTGACGTGCTTGTGTCAGGTTCATATCTCTTTGCTAGTGCTGACCGCGCCCAAGCCATCGCTGAGATGAAAGCTTAG
- the rsgA gene encoding ribosome small subunit-dependent GTPase A, whose amino-acid sequence MKRQDGLIYKSLSGFYYVWSQGQSYTTKPKGLFRHKNEKPLVGDWVTIEIDASNPESEERLIDIAARRNQLLRPPVANVDVALVVISLVEPDFAYNLLDGYLVSVESYGIHPVIICSKVDLMIEQKGQAATTALLDEIEATYAPADYTVLKTDSLEAIDAYLNETPKDTVHVVMGQSGAGKSTLLNRLIPDLAIETKDISQSLNRGRHTTRDVTLYPSHGSWLADTPGFSAIEFPDIEAEDLAHCFPEISRASASCKFRSCRHKQEPGCQVKAAVEAGDIAASRYNNYLAILERIENRKPNYRS is encoded by the coding sequence TTGAAAAGACAAGACGGTTTGATTTACAAATCTCTCAGTGGTTTTTACTATGTGTGGAGCCAAGGTCAGTCCTATACTACGAAGCCCAAGGGTCTCTTTCGCCATAAGAACGAAAAGCCCCTAGTCGGCGATTGGGTGACGATTGAAATCGATGCGTCGAACCCAGAATCTGAGGAACGGCTAATAGATATTGCCGCCCGACGCAATCAACTGCTCCGCCCACCGGTAGCAAATGTTGACGTTGCCCTGGTGGTCATTTCACTAGTTGAGCCAGATTTTGCTTATAATTTATTGGATGGTTACTTGGTCAGCGTAGAATCTTATGGCATCCATCCGGTGATTATTTGCTCCAAAGTTGACTTAATGATTGAACAAAAAGGGCAAGCTGCTACGACCGCCTTGTTAGATGAAATTGAAGCTACCTATGCGCCGGCAGATTATACCGTCTTAAAAACCGATTCCCTTGAAGCGATTGATGCCTACTTAAATGAGACACCGAAAGATACCGTTCATGTAGTGATGGGCCAATCCGGTGCAGGTAAATCTACCTTATTGAATCGCCTCATTCCTGATTTGGCAATTGAAACGAAAGACATTAGCCAGTCACTAAATCGAGGACGCCATACCACTCGGGATGTAACTTTGTATCCATCCCACGGTAGCTGGCTAGCGGATACACCTGGCTTTAGTGCCATTGAATTTCCGGACATCGAAGCAGAGGACTTAGCTCACTGCTTCCCTGAAATATCCCGGGCCAGTGCCAGCTGTAAATTCCGCTCCTGCCGCCATAAGCAAGAACCTGGCTGCCAGGTGAAAGCTGCTGTAGAAGCAGGTGACATTGCTGCCAGCCGTTACAATAATTACTTAGCCATTCTCGAACGCATTGAAAACCGCAAACCGAATTACCGATCTTAA
- the pknB gene encoding Stk1 family PASTA domain-containing Ser/Thr kinase: MVEVGEKLSGRYVINQPIGQGGMANVYLAHDLILNRDVAVKVLRYDFQNDQDAIRRFQREAMSASQLLHHNIVEVYDVDEEQNEQYIVMEYVNGDDLKTFIRENAPISLELAVNIMSQILSAIDVAHRHGIIHRDIKPQNILMTENNQVKITDFGIAIALTDTSITQTNTLLGSVHYLSPEQARGANATTKSDIYALGVVLYELITGSVPFDGESAVSVALKHFQEAFPRIRTQLDYVPQSLENVVLKATAKDPNDRYDNVQQMLNDLSTSLSANRMNEQAFEPSDMDQTIALTPLHPEDTEAVKDTTREQPLQAPEPLDEEAYQTFDVVEDINRPQKSRRWIRIGILMVVGLLIGLLGFYTYNTFGRQVTVPDVSGMTREEAEQTLSSEDIAIANIIYQWHESIPTGNVVDTAPEQGSRIERNSTVDLLVSNGPEQVEIGNYIGQDYESIRRLLTDAGFIVERRGLATNSPEQVGVILDQSIAPGTAVVPGKTSITLTVGSSADTITMQDFYNLDSRVARNFAEEYGLYVEESYEYSEFIPENQIVGQRPASGTPLEQGETIEIIISLGPETPQIRTSEVDVFLEYVPTYADNDTDQENPQPNTIQIFIGDKNRDINQVAEEFEITESTTRTLTLNIPENGSGQYRVLRDGEVIAESNEVGAYE, encoded by the coding sequence ATGGTTGAAGTTGGAGAGAAATTATCCGGTCGCTATGTCATCAATCAGCCAATCGGTCAAGGTGGGATGGCGAATGTTTACCTGGCACATGACTTAATTCTTAACCGTGATGTCGCTGTCAAAGTCTTACGCTACGACTTCCAGAATGACCAAGATGCCATCCGTCGCTTTCAACGGGAAGCTATGTCAGCCAGCCAACTCCTACATCACAATATTGTTGAAGTTTATGACGTTGATGAAGAACAAAATGAGCAGTATATTGTCATGGAATACGTTAATGGCGATGATCTGAAGACCTTTATTCGCGAGAATGCACCGATTTCACTGGAATTAGCCGTGAACATTATGAGTCAAATATTATCCGCCATCGATGTCGCCCATCGCCACGGTATTATTCACCGGGACATTAAACCCCAGAACATTCTCATGACAGAGAATAACCAAGTCAAGATAACCGACTTCGGGATTGCGATTGCCCTCACCGATACATCCATCACCCAAACGAATACCTTATTAGGCTCGGTGCATTACTTATCACCAGAGCAGGCCCGCGGGGCCAATGCGACCACTAAATCAGATATTTATGCCTTAGGGGTCGTCTTATATGAATTGATTACAGGATCCGTGCCTTTTGACGGGGAATCCGCTGTATCGGTAGCCTTGAAGCATTTCCAAGAAGCTTTCCCGCGGATTCGCACGCAATTAGATTATGTGCCGCAAAGCTTAGAGAACGTTGTCTTAAAGGCCACCGCCAAAGATCCCAATGATCGCTATGACAATGTGCAACAGATGCTCAATGATTTAAGCACGAGTTTAAGTGCCAATCGCATGAACGAGCAGGCTTTTGAACCGAGTGATATGGATCAAACGATTGCCCTGACGCCCTTGCATCCTGAAGACACTGAAGCAGTCAAAGATACGACTCGAGAACAGCCTTTACAGGCACCGGAACCTTTAGATGAAGAAGCCTACCAAACCTTTGATGTGGTGGAAGACATTAACCGCCCCCAAAAATCAAGACGGTGGATTCGTATAGGCATTCTTATGGTTGTCGGTCTCTTAATCGGCCTGCTTGGTTTTTATACTTATAATACCTTTGGCAGACAGGTGACCGTTCCCGATGTGAGTGGTATGACGCGGGAGGAAGCAGAGCAAACCTTAAGTAGCGAAGATATTGCGATTGCCAATATTATTTACCAATGGCATGAAAGCATTCCAACGGGCAATGTCGTCGATACAGCCCCTGAGCAAGGTAGCCGGATTGAGCGAAATTCTACGGTTGATTTGCTCGTCAGCAATGGGCCAGAACAGGTTGAAATTGGCAATTACATAGGCCAAGACTATGAATCTATTCGCAGATTGCTGACTGATGCTGGTTTTATTGTGGAAAGGCGTGGCCTAGCAACCAATTCGCCAGAACAAGTAGGTGTGATTTTAGACCAGAGTATTGCCCCAGGGACAGCGGTGGTACCAGGGAAGACGTCAATTACCTTAACGGTTGGAAGTTCAGCCGATACGATTACTATGCAAGATTTTTATAATTTAGACAGTCGGGTAGCCCGTAATTTCGCCGAGGAATACGGTCTATATGTAGAAGAATCCTATGAATATAGTGAATTCATCCCCGAAAACCAAATTGTTGGCCAAAGACCGGCCAGCGGTACACCGCTTGAGCAGGGGGAGACGATTGAAATCATCATCTCCTTGGGACCGGAAACACCGCAAATTCGCACCAGTGAAGTGGATGTCTTCCTCGAGTATGTTCCCACTTATGCGGACAATGATACCGACCAAGAGAATCCTCAACCGAATACCATCCAAATCTTCATTGGGGATAAGAACCGCGACATCAATCAAGTCGCCGAAGAGTTTGAAATTACCGAATCGACAACCCGTACCTTAACACTCAACATCCCTGAAAACGGCAGCGGTCAATACCGGGTCTTAAGGGACGGGGAAGTCATTGCCGAAAGTAATGAAGTAGGCGCCTATGAATAG
- a CDS encoding Stp1/IreP family PP2C-type Ser/Thr phosphatase, whose translation MQISIHTNVGKQRSSNQDYADYFMNDFDQPLFVLCDGVGGHQAGDVASQLTTEYLGNIFQELEDALTADSVSVWLHNAIHSVNQYIYDTSIKRSDLEGMGTTLVMGTIVEDVLYIAHVGDSRAYVYSNGRLAQMTEDHSLVNELIKSGEITEAEGEVHPRRNVVTQSIGVTESVGYELTQVSIYEIDIVMFCSDGLTNMVSKETLEAFFAANESSDDLSQDLVNAANEAGGLDNITVIIASHFQDTLGEGA comes from the coding sequence ATGCAGATATCAATTCATACGAACGTTGGCAAGCAGCGCTCGTCCAACCAAGATTATGCCGATTATTTTATGAATGACTTTGACCAGCCACTTTTCGTCCTCTGTGACGGGGTAGGGGGTCATCAGGCCGGTGATGTGGCCAGTCAATTAACGACGGAATATTTAGGGAATATTTTCCAAGAATTAGAGGACGCTTTAACAGCGGACTCGGTCAGTGTATGGTTGCATAATGCTATTCATAGCGTCAACCAATATATTTACGATACGTCCATCAAACGTTCTGATTTAGAAGGCATGGGCACGACCCTGGTCATGGGAACGATTGTTGAAGATGTCTTATACATTGCCCATGTTGGCGATAGTCGGGCTTATGTCTATTCGAACGGACGTTTAGCCCAAATGACCGAAGATCATTCCTTGGTCAATGAACTAATTAAATCCGGCGAGATTACCGAGGCCGAAGGTGAAGTCCATCCAAGACGGAATGTTGTGACCCAATCGATTGGTGTAACAGAATCGGTTGGCTATGAATTAACGCAAGTGTCAATTTATGAGATTGATATTGTTATGTTCTGTTCTGATGGCTTGACGAATATGGTTAGCAAGGAGACACTGGAAGCGTTCTTTGCGGCCAACGAATCATCTGACGACTTAAGCCAAGATTTAGTGAACGCGGCCAATGAAGCAGGCGGCTTAGATAATATTACGGTAATTATTGCGTCTCACTTCCAGGATACGCTTGGGGAGGGGGCGTAA